In Raphanus sativus cultivar WK10039 chromosome 5, ASM80110v3, whole genome shotgun sequence, the following proteins share a genomic window:
- the LOC108857947 gene encoding uncharacterized protein LOC108857947, with protein sequence MEGVYVPAFRRKEKTTDMERESWDELRRRINALVNKASANNLRHVALELFQEDLIRGRGLLCRSCMKSQMASPAFSDVIAALIAVVNSKLPSVGDLLLRRLVLRIRRAYDRNDKPLLLAVVRFLAHLVNQRVACEVIALEVVHMLLGEPTESSVEVAVAFVRECGALLLEVSPSGINVIFDVFRRIVQEGDLEFRSRCLVESLVALRRANFEGRPAVRDKLDLVDSDEKVTHVISLFDESDPETSLDVYKPDPEFHQNEKKYEQLKRKILGEQEKEEVDDDDDDDDNDDDEGTVIHDHTETDLVSLRRTIYQTIMSSLNFEEAGHKLLQIRLEPGQEMELCVMILECCAEERTYRPFYGHLAHRFCLRSKTYRECFENLFVQQYATVHRLETNKLSKVAMFFAHVLAAGSLPWRVLGNVWLTEEDTTSSSRIFLKILFQELSEQMGLRALNEKLQDPTMEDTFESMFPKDHPRNMRFSINFFTSIGLGGITERLRQLLAQRQNP encoded by the coding sequence atggaagGAGTCTACGTTCCTGCTTTCAGAAGGAAGGAGAAGACGACAGACATGGAGCGAGAATCATGGGACGAGCTCCGGAGAAGAATCAACGCCTTGGTGAACAAGGCAAGCGCGAACAACCTGCGCCACGTGGCTTTGGAACTCTTCCAAGAAGATCTGATCAGAGGCAGAGGCCTCTTGTGCAGATCGTGCATGAAATCTCAGATGGCTTCTCCCGCTTTCTCCGACGTGATCGCCGCTCTGATCGCCGTCGTGAACTCCAAGCTTCCTTCGGTCGGCGACCTCTTGCTGAGAAGGTTGGTTCTGCGGATCCGAAGGGCTTATGATCGTAACGACAAGCCTCTTTTGTTGGCTGTAGTTAGGTTCCTCGCGCATCTCGTGAACCAGCGGGTGGCTTGCGAGGTTATCGCCCTCGAGGTTGTACACATGCTTCTCGGCGAGCCTACCGAGAGCAGTGTCGAGGTCGCTGTCGCGTTTGTTAGAGAGTGTGGTGCGTTGCTTCTTGAGGTCTCTCCGAGTGGTATTAACGTGATCTTTGACGTGTTTCGAAGGATTGTTCAAGAAGGGGATTTGGAGTTTAGGTCTCGGTGTTTGGTCGAGTCTTTGGTCGCTCTTAGGAGAGCTAATTTCGAGGGCCGTCCAGCGGTTCGTGATAAGTTGGATCTTGTTGATTCAGACGAGAAAGTGACGCATGTCATCTCTCTGTTTGATGAGTCTGATCCCGAGACTTCTCTTGACGTCTACAAGCCTGACCCTGAGTTCCACCAGAACGAGAAGAAGTACGAGCAGCTTAAAAGGAAGATACTTGGGgagcaagaaaaagaagaagtagatgatgatgatgatgatgatgataatgatgatgatgaagggACAGTTATACATGATCATACAGAAACCGATCTTGTCAGTCTGAGGAGGACAATTTATCAAACGATCATGTCAAGTCTTAATTTCGAGGAAGCGGGGCATAAACTGCTCCAAATCAGACTCGAACCGGGTCAGGAGATGGAGCTATGCGTTATGATCCTCGAATGTTGCGCTGAGGAGAGAACTTATCGTCCTTTCTACGGTCACTTAGCACACAGGTTCTGCCTAAGAAGCAAAACGTACAGAGAATGTTTCGAGAATCTGTTTGTGCAGCAATACGCGACGGTTCACCGTCTGGAAACTAATAAACTGAGTAAGGTAGCCATGTTCTTTGCTCACGTGCTGGCCGCGGGATCTCTACCGTGGCGTGTCCTTGGCAATGTTTGGTTGACAGAGGAAGACACAACATCATCGTCACGTATCTTTCTCAAGATACTGTTCCAAGAACTCTCTGAGCAAATGGGATTGAGAGCGTTGAATGAGAAGCTTCAGGATCCGACCATGGAGGACACTTTTGAGTCAATGTTCCCAAAGGACCATCCTAGGAACATGAGGTTCTCCATCAACTTCTTCACCTCAATTGGTCTTGGAGGCATCACTGAGAGACTCAGGCAGCTCCTCGCCCAGCGTCAGAATCCGTAA